A region of bacterium DNA encodes the following proteins:
- a CDS encoding cupin domain-containing protein, protein LANADMVYLIVLQGEGVFNFEEKDHVIKHGQLAAVTRGTPMHITNQRPEDLSFLVIKTPNPENK, encoded by the coding sequence CTGGCCAACGCCGACATGGTCTATCTGATAGTGCTGCAGGGCGAAGGCGTTTTTAACTTTGAGGAAAAAGACCACGTCATCAAGCACGGCCAGCTGGCGGCAGTTACCCGGGGAACGCCTATGCACATCACCAACCAGAGACCGGAGGACTTGAGTTTTCTGGTGATAAAGACGCCCAACCCGGAAAACAAGTGA